The following are encoded in a window of Ranitomeya variabilis isolate aRanVar5 chromosome 6, aRanVar5.hap1, whole genome shotgun sequence genomic DNA:
- the LOC143782157 gene encoding uncharacterized protein LOC143782157 — protein MNTAAPPSENGQYSASQQRPFFYAQPTAQLPFPNPWYLSQLYNPYCIPGPGFRGGNPYFPYYSVALHEYPGFYVPQHQMNMRMSRRPHFNAHPPSPMFYHATRFRHYSSPGRRTETKETQTDPRQPDYVTKKHLGTDSKDCDAGNLVSHSSGMGTENENHLENVEMTMLPAPVMSERDFHKNSCNPSQYRNMPPGSYAYEKEEVRIEYGSGSPAAIQMWKSYKETIPIYDVAVVKDIPENVVQRDLFCEGVLYGPHAEGEEVAVQSLSFSNKEESKQSASPKLLGVEDVQESETQTSLLQSRESSKQAIPNIKVKASQDYEPQSVLVEQIEVVHPVYNVQQADDQENSEGSGASEETDNEELLIGPKIGCENLISNQSVCNGEVKSTNASLWAEASVQDLMPSPTWLACFDNLETNYDYDLYMSQRKQKRPSILSITSEELSSRDEGSSMDNASVSYFVPDYMLRKGLYAFRKHAESTEREKIQSSGSLKEDEVPLKNASSQYEKSYGSSGLKVRDVSSRNRKIGVPVRGLSKRKLYSIKKKPRKSQSLSEPEDSEEYWVLEEEKLDNLDDQSDNEEYYFQESFPNDQLQLGKGNYFKQIAQKRILWKPPKGVFPAQLVGFPVREKLRVKKKGASEALGQIHRPKQSDFVAYEKPEKVYKEVTEQKKSLQKPMGGKHHQKKTSGATVEEYWVGRGAKPKFSQPTYYLQDPAKVKEQDKPPKKKGTLKSFKRKQNRTDTEEVEAWEIPKSYFYRGRSLRKSGTKK, from the exons ATGAACACTGCAGCACCTCCTTCGGAAAATGGGCAGTATTCTGCATCCCAACAGAGACCTTTCTTTTATGCACAGCCAACAGCACAACTACCTTTCCCAAATCCTTGGTATTTGAGTCAACTGTACAATCCATACTGCATTCCTGGACcgg gcttCAGAGGAGGGAATCCTTATTTCCCATACTACTCTGTTGCACTTCATGAGTACCCTGGATTTTATGTTCCCCAGCATCAAATGAACATGAGAATGAGTAGAAGACCTCATTTTAATGCCCATCCTCCTTCCCCCATGTTTTATCATGCCACACGATTTAGGCATTACAGCAGTCCAGGAAGAAGAACCGAAACTAAAGAAACTCAAACAGACCCAAGACAGCCAGATTATGTAACCAAAAAGCACCTGGGTACAGACAGTAAGGACTGTGATGCAGGAAATTTGGTATCACATTCCTCTGGTATGGGTACAGAAAATGAAAACCATTTGGAGAATGTTGAAATGACAATGTTGCCAGCTCCTGTTATGTCTGAAAGGGACTTTCACAAAAATTCTTGCAATCCATCACAGTACCGCAACATGCCTCCAGGAAGTTATGCATATGAGAAAGAGGAGGTAAGAATAGAGTATGGAAGTGGTTCTCCTGCTGCCATACAGATGTGGAAGTCTTATAAAGAAACCATTCCAATATATGATGTGGCAGTTGTTAAAGACATACCTGAAAATGTAGTTCAGCGTGATCTATTTTGTGAGGGTGTACTATATGGCCCTCATGCAGAAGGAGAAGAGGTTGCCGTACAAAGTCTGTCCTTCTCAAACAAAGAGGAGAGTAAGCAGTCTGCATCTCCTAAACTCCTCGGTGTAGAGGATGTGCAAGAATCAGAAACCCAGACCTCCCTCTTACAGTCCAGGGAGTCAAGTAAACAAGCCATACCAAATATAAAAGTAAAGGCCTCTCAAGACTATGAACCTCAGTCTGTTTTAGTGGAACAAATTGAAGTGGTCCATCCTGTTTATAATGTCCAGCAAGCTGATGACCAAGAAAACTCTGAGGGAAGTGGGGCATCTGAAGAAACGGACAACGAAGAACTGTTAATTGGTCCAAAAATTGGTTGTGAAAACTTAATTTCAAACCAATCTGTATGTAATGGTGAGGTGAAGTCAACAAATGCCAGTTTGTGGGCAGAAGCCTCTGTACAGGATTTAATGCCTTCACCAACATGGCTGGCTTGTTTTGATAATTTAGAAACAAACTATGATTATGACTTGTATATGTCTCAGAGAAAACAAAAGCGACCGAGCATATTAAGTATAACATCTGAGGAGCTTTCTTCCAGGGATGAAGGTTCATCCATGGATAATGCCTCAGTTTCCTATTTTGTCCCAGATTACATGCTTAGGAAAGGCTTATATGCTTTCCGAAAGCATGCAGAGAGTACTGAAAGGGAAAAAATTCAAAGCAGTGGCTCTTTAAAAGAGGATGAAGTGCCTCTGAAGAATGCCAGTAGTCAATATGAGAAGAGCTATGGCTCTTCTGGATTAAAGGTTAGGGATGTTTCAAGCAGAAATCGCAAAATTGGTGTACCTGTAAGGGGTTTAAGCAAAAGGAAGCTCTATTCCATAAAGAAGAAACCGAGGAAGAGTCAATCCCTGTCTGAACCTGAGGATTCTGAAGAATATTGGGTATTAGAAGAAGAGAAATTAGATAATCTTGATGATCAGAGTGACAATGAAGAATACTACTTTCAAGAGAGCTTTCCAAATGATCAGCTGCAGCTTGGTAAAGGTAACTACTTTAAGCAGATTGCTCAAAAAAGAATTTTGTGGAAGCCTCCAAAAGGTGTATTTCCAGCCCAGCTTGTTGGATTTCCTGTCAGAGAAAAGCTAAGGGTGAAGAAAAAAGGCGCAAGTGAAGCTTTAGGGCAGATTCACCGACCAAAACAGAGTGATTTCGTCGCCTATGAAAAACCGGAGAAAGTTTACAAAGAGGTGACTGAACAGAAGAAGTCTCTGCAAAAGCCAATGGGTG GAAAACATCACCAAAAGAAAACCTCTGGGGCAACTGTTGAAGAGTACTGGGTTGGAAGAGGTGCTAAGCCCAAATTCTCCCAACCTACATATTATCTACAAGATCCAGCCAAAGTCAAAGAGCAAG